In Acinonyx jubatus isolate Ajub_Pintada_27869175 chromosome B3, VMU_Ajub_asm_v1.0, whole genome shotgun sequence, a genomic segment contains:
- the MAX gene encoding protein max isoform X2, with protein MSDNDDIEVESDADKRAHHNALERKRRDHIKDSFHSLRDSVPSLQGEKASRAQILDKATEYIQYMRRKNHTHQQDIDDLKRQNALLEQQVRALEKARSSAQLQTNYPSSDNSLYTNAKGSTISAFDGGSDSSSESEPEEPQSRKKLRMEAS; from the exons ATGAGCGATAACGATGACATCGAGGTGGAGAGCGAC GCTGACAAACGGGCTCATCATAACGCACTGGAACGAAAACGTAGGGACCACATCAAAGACAGCTTTCACAGTTTGCGGGACTCGGTCCCATCACTCCAAGGAGAGAAG GCATCCCGGGCCCAAATCCTAGACAAAGCCACAGAGTATATCCAGTATATGCGAAGgaaaaaccacacacaccagcAAGATATCGATGACCTCAAGCGGCAGAATGCTCTCCTGGAGCAGCAAG TCCGTGCACTGGAGAAGGCGAGGTCGAGTGCCCAACTGCAGACCAACTACCCCTCCTCAGACAACAGCCTCTACACCAACGCCAAGGGCAGCACCATCTCTGCCTTCGATGGAGGCTCAGACTCCAGCTCGGAGTCGGAGCCTGAAGAGCCCCAAAGCAGGAAGAAGCTCCGGATGGAGGCCAGCTAA
- the MAX gene encoding protein max isoform X1, producing MSDNDDIEVESDEEQPRFQSAADKRAHHNALERKRRDHIKDSFHSLRDSVPSLQGEKASRAQILDKATEYIQYMRRKNHTHQQDIDDLKRQNALLEQQVRALEKARSSAQLQTNYPSSDNSLYTNAKGSTISAFDGGSDSSSESEPEEPQSRKKLRMEAS from the exons ATGAGCGATAACGATGACATCGAGGTGGAGAGCGAC GAAGAGCAACCGAGGTTTCAATCTGCG GCTGACAAACGGGCTCATCATAACGCACTGGAACGAAAACGTAGGGACCACATCAAAGACAGCTTTCACAGTTTGCGGGACTCGGTCCCATCACTCCAAGGAGAGAAG GCATCCCGGGCCCAAATCCTAGACAAAGCCACAGAGTATATCCAGTATATGCGAAGgaaaaaccacacacaccagcAAGATATCGATGACCTCAAGCGGCAGAATGCTCTCCTGGAGCAGCAAG TCCGTGCACTGGAGAAGGCGAGGTCGAGTGCCCAACTGCAGACCAACTACCCCTCCTCAGACAACAGCCTCTACACCAACGCCAAGGGCAGCACCATCTCTGCCTTCGATGGAGGCTCAGACTCCAGCTCGGAGTCGGAGCCTGAAGAGCCCCAAAGCAGGAAGAAGCTCCGGATGGAGGCCAGCTAA